In a single window of the Mucilaginibacter defluvii genome:
- a CDS encoding glycoside hydrolase family 31 protein: protein MTNNYLSIRLKKSWNKLIVAIPFLLSFNAMFAQNTTIIIKNGEYWYGGAVNEAHTMPFKDGYTFDLFANTGTNQASPLLLSTKGRYIWSDEPFKFTINGNQLIISDDSQALDIDSTGRDLKDAFSNASKKHFTTKDKLPDTLLFSRPQYNTWIELVYNQNQTDILKYANDIVANGFPTGVLMIDDNWADYYGRFDFRKDRFSNATAMVDSLHKMGFKVMLWISPFVSPDTEVYRELLAKKLLLYSADQKEKNNWDKAVNPAIISWWNGYSAVLDFTNPQAKAWFKSRLDHMVSTYHLDGFKFDAGDADFYPRDAISFKKATPNDHSRLWGEIGLDYPLNEYRAMWKMAGQPLVQRLRDKQHTWADLQKLIPHITVAGLLGYNFTCPDMIGGGEYGSFIGRDKLDEELVVRSAQCSALMPMMQFSVAPWRVLSKDNQALVKQAVIIRAKHTAYIMQLAKQSATTGQPIVRSMEYQFPAQGYAEVKSQFMLGDKLLVAPALDKNRVKTIYLPKGKWRDDRGKTIKGPTKIAQDVPLNRLPVFELVSK from the coding sequence ATGACGAATAATTACCTGTCTATCCGCCTGAAAAAATCATGGAATAAATTGATTGTTGCAATTCCATTTTTGTTATCGTTCAACGCCATGTTTGCACAAAACACCACCATTATCATAAAAAACGGGGAATACTGGTATGGTGGGGCGGTGAATGAAGCGCATACCATGCCTTTTAAAGATGGCTACACTTTCGATTTATTTGCCAATACTGGTACAAACCAGGCCAGCCCCCTGCTGCTATCAACAAAGGGCAGATACATTTGGAGCGATGAACCTTTTAAATTTACTATAAACGGCAATCAGCTGATTATATCAGACGATAGCCAAGCTTTGGATATTGATTCTACCGGCCGTGACCTGAAGGATGCCTTCAGCAATGCGAGTAAGAAGCATTTCACGACAAAGGATAAACTGCCCGACACGCTTTTGTTCAGCCGCCCGCAATACAATACCTGGATTGAATTGGTATACAATCAAAACCAAACCGACATATTAAAGTACGCCAATGATATTGTGGCCAACGGTTTCCCTACTGGTGTGCTGATGATAGATGATAACTGGGCCGATTATTACGGCAGGTTTGATTTCAGGAAGGACAGGTTCAGCAACGCTACCGCGATGGTTGACAGTCTGCACAAAATGGGCTTTAAGGTGATGCTTTGGATTAGTCCGTTCGTATCGCCGGACACCGAGGTTTACCGCGAACTGTTGGCCAAAAAGCTTCTGTTATACAGTGCGGATCAAAAAGAAAAGAATAATTGGGATAAAGCTGTCAATCCCGCCATTATCAGTTGGTGGAATGGCTACAGCGCCGTACTTGATTTTACCAATCCGCAGGCAAAAGCCTGGTTTAAAAGCAGGCTCGACCACATGGTGAGCACCTATCATTTAGATGGTTTTAAGTTTGACGCCGGTGATGCTGATTTTTACCCCAGGGATGCTATTTCCTTTAAAAAAGCGACGCCTAACGACCATAGCCGCCTGTGGGGCGAAATCGGGCTGGATTACCCGCTTAACGAATACCGCGCCATGTGGAAAATGGCCGGCCAACCGCTGGTGCAGCGCCTGCGCGATAAGCAGCATACCTGGGCCGACCTGCAAAAACTCATTCCGCATATTACCGTGGCCGGCTTGCTGGGCTACAACTTCACCTGCCCCGATATGATAGGCGGCGGCGAATACGGCTCGTTTATCGGCCGGGATAAATTGGATGAGGAGTTGGTTGTGCGCTCGGCGCAATGCTCGGCGCTGATGCCAATGATGCAGTTTTCGGTGGCGCCGTGGCGGGTATTAAGCAAAGATAACCAGGCACTGGTTAAGCAAGCGGTAATAATCCGCGCAAAGCATACCGCGTACATTATGCAATTGGCCAAACAATCCGCAACAACAGGGCAGCCCATTGTACGCAGCATGGAATACCAGTTTCCGGCTCAGGGATATGCGGAGGTAAAAAGCCAGTTTATGTTAGGCGATAAACTGCTGGTAGCCCCGGCACTGGATAAAAACCGTGTTAAAACCATCTACCTGCCCAAAGGCAAATGGCGCGACGACCGTGGAAAAACCATAAAGGGACCAACAAAAATTGCGCAGGATGTTCCGCTTAACCGGCTGCCCGTTTTTGAGCTGGTGAGTAAGTAA
- a CDS encoding helix-turn-helix domain-containing protein, with protein sequence MKQSYLTDHFVDTRLPESAQAIIASGSNQAVNAKGHLDELMTIHHHTNENAQHHYHDTHYHLLLGKQGYTEIIAGNLIHNFNAGSMFLLLPGQIPDYQNSSNGLQLTILSFHKKLLSSSLIKQAGILEIITPGERVTPFCELSADRLRVMRELFDKLEKELYGTRIFHEQMAYLTFIELMLQGYRVCTEPTVISHANNRAVQLTQQFLELADEHYLTKRTVQEYADELAVSAKYLSEVVKSETGLAPLHHIHQRLFNEARHWLISANLSIKEVADKLRFDTPSHFSRFFKQYTGHNPTSYQLIHAVAI encoded by the coding sequence ATGAAACAAAGCTACCTTACAGATCACTTTGTTGACACCCGGCTACCTGAATCTGCCCAAGCCATTATAGCCTCCGGCAGCAATCAGGCTGTTAACGCAAAAGGCCACCTGGATGAGTTGATGACCATACATCACCATACTAATGAAAACGCACAGCACCACTACCACGATACACATTACCACCTGCTTTTAGGCAAACAAGGTTATACCGAGATTATTGCCGGCAACCTGATACATAACTTTAACGCGGGCAGCATGTTTTTACTATTACCAGGACAAATACCTGATTATCAAAATAGTTCTAACGGATTGCAGCTCACCATACTGTCATTCCATAAAAAACTATTGAGCAGCAGCCTGATCAAACAGGCAGGCATACTCGAAATAATTACCCCGGGGGAAAGGGTTACGCCCTTTTGCGAATTATCTGCTGACCGGCTAAGAGTAATGCGTGAGCTTTTTGATAAGCTGGAAAAAGAACTCTATGGTACCCGCATCTTCCACGAGCAGATGGCATATCTCACCTTTATTGAACTGATGCTTCAAGGTTACCGCGTTTGTACCGAGCCGACTGTGATAAGCCACGCTAACAACCGGGCTGTGCAATTAACCCAACAATTTTTGGAACTGGCGGACGAGCACTATTTAACCAAACGTACAGTACAGGAGTATGCCGACGAGTTAGCCGTAAGCGCCAAGTACCTGAGCGAGGTGGTGAAAAGTGAAACAGGCCTGGCACCGCTGCATCATATTCACCAGCGGTTATTTAACGAGGCAAGGCATTGGTTAATATCGGCAAACTTATCTATAAAAGAGGTGGCTGATAAATTAAGGTTTGATACACCCTCGCATTTTAGCCGCTTTTTTAAACAGTATACCGGCCACAACCCAACATCATATCAGTTGATACACGCGGTAGCGATATAA
- a CDS encoding PAS domain-containing sensor histidine kinase yields the protein MDKAALLNAIIENAIDGIITIDERGRVESINPSACKLFQYEPEEVVGHNISMLMPPPDREQHDGYINRYQRTGQPHIIGIGREVQGLRKNGTVFPFRLGVSEVQYSGRKIYTGFIHDLSREKEAEDRLREYAANLEQQVEERTLSLKKTVDALQIAKEEVSLSLEKEKELGQLKSRFVSMASHEFRTPLSAIQLSAVLIEKYASQFENPNITKHINKIKASIGNLTSILNDFLSLERLEAGKVEPVFTPFDIVKFAEEITEEMQMIAKEAQNIVYQHTGTTSMVRLDQGLLRNCIINLISNAIKYSGEHTFIEFNTELTDYQLTIVIKDNGIGIPESDQKHLFEAFFRAHNTGNIPGTGLGLNIVARYATLMNGRIAFESKINQGTSFTLAFPVQA from the coding sequence ATGGACAAAGCCGCACTGCTAAACGCAATTATTGAGAATGCCATTGATGGTATCATCACCATTGATGAGCGCGGCCGGGTCGAGTCCATTAATCCATCAGCGTGTAAGCTGTTTCAGTACGAGCCCGAAGAAGTTGTAGGGCATAACATCTCCATGCTGATGCCCCCGCCTGACAGGGAGCAGCACGACGGCTATATAAACAGATACCAACGTACCGGGCAACCACACATTATAGGTATTGGCCGCGAAGTGCAGGGTTTGCGCAAAAATGGTACGGTATTTCCGTTCAGGCTGGGGGTAAGCGAGGTGCAGTATTCAGGCAGGAAAATATACACGGGCTTTATACACGATCTGAGCCGCGAAAAAGAAGCCGAAGACCGCCTGCGCGAGTATGCCGCTAACCTGGAGCAACAGGTTGAAGAGCGCACCTTATCTCTCAAAAAAACCGTTGATGCCCTGCAAATAGCTAAAGAAGAGGTCAGCCTTTCGCTGGAAAAGGAAAAGGAACTCGGCCAGTTAAAAAGCCGCTTCGTATCCATGGCCTCGCATGAGTTCCGTACGCCATTGAGTGCTATCCAGCTTTCGGCCGTGCTGATAGAGAAATATGCCTCGCAGTTCGAGAATCCCAACATTACCAAGCACATCAACAAAATAAAAGCATCAATAGGTAATTTAACCAGCATTCTGAATGATTTTTTGTCGTTAGAGCGCCTGGAGGCAGGCAAGGTAGAGCCTGTTTTTACCCCTTTTGATATTGTAAAATTTGCCGAAGAGATAACTGAGGAAATGCAGATGATAGCCAAGGAGGCACAAAATATTGTTTACCAGCATACCGGTACAACCAGTATGGTAAGGCTTGACCAGGGCTTACTGCGCAACTGCATTATCAACCTCATCAGCAACGCTATAAAGTATAGCGGCGAACATACTTTTATTGAGTTTAATACTGAACTTACTGATTATCAGCTTACCATCGTTATAAAAGACAACGGCATTGGCATACCCGAAAGCGACCAGAAACATTTGTTCGAGGCGTTTTTCAGGGCGCATAATACCGGCAATATACCGGGCACCGGTTTAGGGCTAAACATTGTTGCCCGTTATGCGACTTTAATGAACGGGCGGATAGCATTTGAAAGCAAAATAAACCAGGGTACATCATTCACTTTAGCATTTCCGGTACAGGCATGA
- a CDS encoding sulfite exporter TauE/SafE family protein produces MSDWQVAFFIGLFGSVHCIGMCGPLMLAVPFSGRSAWLLAFDKLLYQFGRTISYVILGLIIGLIGKQIWLANVQNGLSIVSGVLIILAALSRLIKHSFKSTGIAVKLMQPFNNMLVWALKNRAGHLITGMLNGLLPCGFVYLALIGAVNTGTVSGSAGFMFWFGMGTLPLMFAAALGSGFFTVSLRRKLNIVVPYFMLCLGGWFVLRGLALNVPYLSPAGMDAPALCK; encoded by the coding sequence ATGAGCGACTGGCAGGTAGCGTTTTTTATCGGCCTTTTCGGCAGTGTACATTGTATTGGCATGTGCGGGCCGTTAATGCTGGCCGTGCCCTTTAGCGGGCGCTCGGCGTGGCTGCTTGCTTTTGATAAACTGCTGTACCAGTTTGGTCGCACCATAAGCTATGTGATACTCGGTTTGATCATCGGGTTGATAGGCAAGCAAATATGGCTGGCCAACGTCCAGAACGGGTTAAGCATTGTAAGCGGAGTGCTCATAATCCTGGCGGCTTTATCCCGCTTAATTAAACACTCTTTTAAAAGTACGGGCATCGCTGTAAAGTTGATGCAGCCGTTTAATAATATGCTGGTATGGGCGTTAAAAAACCGTGCCGGGCATTTAATTACCGGTATGCTCAACGGCTTGCTGCCCTGCGGTTTTGTTTACCTGGCACTAATTGGCGCAGTAAATACAGGTACGGTGTCGGGTTCGGCCGGGTTTATGTTTTGGTTTGGAATGGGCACGCTGCCGCTGATGTTCGCCGCCGCGCTTGGCAGTGGCTTTTTTACCGTATCGCTCAGGCGAAAGCTGAATATAGTGGTGCCTTATTTTATGCTATGCCTGGGGGGGTGGTTTGTGCTGCGGGGCCTGGCGCTTAATGTGCCCTATCTCAGTCCGGCGGGTATGGATGCACCCGCGTTATGCAAATAA
- a CDS encoding outer membrane beta-barrel protein, whose amino-acid sequence MKTLIKLSALTLAIVSLFSINANAQDGGKTTTTGSGIRLSVGPDFGLPVGSFKDSYNWSVGGSVQADFPILQDQLYVTVNGGYQNYFAKEINGVKGENLQLIPAKAGLKYFPVQNFYVQGEAGAAFLTNKSDVGATKSAAFVYAPQVGYLFNVGGNNYIDAGVRFEGNSKFTDNGKSNNLLALRVAYSFGL is encoded by the coding sequence ATGAAAACTTTAATCAAATTAAGTGCACTGACACTTGCAATAGTATCTTTATTCTCAATTAACGCTAACGCACAAGATGGCGGCAAAACAACTACTACAGGTTCAGGTATCCGTTTAAGTGTAGGCCCTGATTTTGGTTTGCCTGTAGGCAGCTTTAAAGACAGCTACAACTGGAGCGTAGGCGGATCAGTTCAGGCTGACTTCCCGATCCTGCAAGATCAGTTATATGTTACCGTTAACGGTGGTTACCAAAACTACTTCGCTAAAGAAATTAATGGCGTTAAAGGCGAAAATTTGCAATTAATACCGGCAAAAGCAGGTTTAAAATACTTTCCGGTACAAAACTTTTATGTACAAGGCGAAGCCGGTGCCGCTTTCCTGACCAACAAAAGCGATGTAGGCGCAACCAAATCAGCAGCGTTTGTTTACGCGCCGCAGGTAGGTTACCTGTTTAACGTAGGCGGCAACAACTACATTGATGCCGGTGTACGCTTTGAAGGTAACTCAAAATTTACCGACAATGGCAAAAGCAATAACCTGCTCGCCCTGCGTGTAGCTTACAGCTTTGGTTTATAA
- the ccoG gene encoding cytochrome c oxidase accessory protein CcoG gives MLTTDINAQPNTTNGGGRKWMYPVVRKGKLYRYRSLLSYVYLLLFFAGPFISINGHPLLLLNVLERRFVILGQVFWPQDFFLFVLAMLAGLVCIILFTIAFGRVFCGWICPQTIFMEMVFRKIEIWIEGDAKKRRKLDEGPLTREKLVKKTSKHIIFIVLSFLIANTFLAYIIGKETLIGIITEPVDMHWSGFISICVFTVVFYLVYSQIREIVCTVICPYGRLQGVLIDKSTLVVAYNFLRGEPRGKISKKEDQTKKGDCVDCGLCVDVCPTGIDIRKGTQLECINCTACIDACNQVMEKINKPLNLIGFYSEESIAQKERPKFNGRMVAYSAVIVVLLGVLTSFVLKRSAVDVTILRSAGMLYQEQPGGYISNIYNADLINKTSTPQQITLITDDPAIQVKYIQAPGNLKAESEGKAVFFLMIPASKIKSAKTDIEIKVMRGHETLSTISTAFIGPVYGSN, from the coding sequence ATGCTTACCACTGATATTAACGCACAACCTAATACTACCAATGGCGGTGGCCGTAAATGGATGTACCCGGTTGTGCGCAAAGGTAAGCTGTACCGCTACCGCAGCCTGTTAAGTTATGTTTACCTGCTGCTGTTTTTCGCGGGGCCATTCATCAGCATAAACGGGCACCCATTGTTACTGCTTAATGTGCTGGAGCGCCGCTTTGTAATACTGGGGCAGGTATTTTGGCCGCAGGATTTCTTTTTGTTTGTGCTGGCTATGCTGGCAGGGTTGGTGTGCATCATACTGTTCACCATAGCGTTCGGCAGGGTATTTTGTGGGTGGATATGCCCGCAAACCATTTTTATGGAGATGGTTTTTCGTAAAATAGAGATCTGGATTGAGGGCGATGCCAAAAAGCGCCGCAAGCTGGATGAAGGCCCGCTAACCCGCGAAAAACTGGTCAAGAAAACATCAAAGCATATCATCTTCATCGTGCTATCGTTTTTGATAGCCAATACTTTCCTGGCCTACATTATCGGTAAAGAAACACTGATCGGTATTATAACCGAGCCGGTTGATATGCACTGGTCGGGCTTTATCAGTATTTGTGTATTTACAGTAGTGTTTTACTTGGTGTATAGTCAAATACGCGAGATAGTGTGTACCGTGATCTGCCCGTACGGGCGCTTGCAGGGTGTGCTGATTGATAAGAGCACGCTGGTGGTAGCCTACAATTTTTTGCGTGGCGAACCGCGGGGTAAGATCTCTAAGAAAGAAGATCAAACTAAAAAAGGCGATTGTGTGGATTGCGGCTTGTGTGTGGATGTTTGCCCTACAGGCATTGATATACGCAAAGGCACCCAACTGGAGTGTATTAACTGCACCGCTTGTATTGATGCCTGTAACCAGGTGATGGAAAAGATCAACAAGCCGCTTAACCTCATCGGTTTTTACTCCGAAGAAAGCATCGCCCAAAAGGAACGGCCAAAGTTTAACGGGCGCATGGTTGCTTACAGCGCGGTAATTGTGGTGCTGCTGGGTGTGCTTACCTCCTTTGTGCTTAAACGCAGTGCGGTTGATGTTACCATACTGCGGTCGGCAGGGATGCTTTACCAGGAGCAGCCGGGCGGTTACATCAGCAATATATATAATGCCGATCTGATCAATAAAACCAGCACTCCGCAACAGATCACCTTGATTACTGATGACCCTGCTATCCAAGTAAAATACATACAAGCCCCGGGTAATTTAAAGGCCGAAAGCGAGGGTAAGGCGGTTTTCTTTTTAATGATACCCGCCAGCAAAATTAAAAGCGCTAAAACAGATATTGAAATTAAAGTGATGCGGGGCCATGAAACGCTCAGCACCATATCAACAGCATTTATAGGACCGGTTTATGGAAGCAATTAA
- a CDS encoding 2-hydroxyacid dehydrogenase, with protein sequence MKVVAYSIKAFEKEFLAKSNQKKHDITLISNPLSIETAAYAQGKDAVVIFTNDDASAPVINKLADMGIKFIATRSVGTDHIDKVAAGKRGIKLANVPIYSPQAIAEHTVALALALSRRLITAHQHGLNFDFKLDELIGFNFYGKTVGLIGLGHIGLATAAVFKGLGCRVIGYDVHKPDRLQGIELVTLDELLAQSDVISLHAPLTPDTFHIINNESIAKMKQGVMLLNTSRGGLIDTESALLAINAGQIGYLGLDVYENEKGLFFQDHTHDAQKDDLLTRLMAHPNVIVTPHQAFLTNEALQQICDQTIKNLDLWQQNKCTGNACACANSCRTEVVPVKIIA encoded by the coding sequence ATGAAAGTTGTAGCCTACAGTATAAAAGCTTTTGAAAAGGAATTCCTGGCAAAGTCCAATCAAAAGAAACATGATATAACCCTTATATCAAACCCGTTAAGTATTGAAACGGCCGCTTACGCGCAAGGTAAAGATGCAGTAGTGATATTTACCAATGATGATGCCTCAGCCCCGGTGATTAATAAACTGGCTGATATGGGTATTAAATTCATTGCCACACGCTCCGTAGGTACCGATCATATTGACAAAGTCGCCGCAGGTAAACGTGGCATTAAGCTGGCCAACGTGCCTATCTACTCACCACAAGCCATTGCCGAACATACTGTAGCCTTAGCCCTTGCGCTCAGCAGGCGTTTAATTACGGCGCATCAGCATGGCCTTAACTTTGATTTTAAGCTGGATGAGCTGATCGGTTTCAATTTTTACGGTAAAACCGTCGGGTTGATCGGTTTGGGGCATATCGGCCTGGCGACAGCCGCCGTTTTTAAAGGGCTTGGCTGCCGTGTTATTGGTTATGACGTACACAAACCCGACCGTTTACAGGGTATCGAACTGGTTACGCTGGATGAATTGCTGGCACAATCAGATGTAATATCCCTACACGCGCCGCTTACGCCCGATACCTTCCATATTATCAACAATGAAAGCATCGCCAAAATGAAACAGGGTGTTATGCTGCTTAACACATCACGTGGTGGGTTGATCGATACAGAATCGGCCTTATTAGCAATAAACGCGGGACAGATAGGCTATTTAGGTTTGGATGTTTACGAGAATGAGAAAGGCCTGTTCTTTCAGGATCATACCCATGATGCGCAAAAGGATGATTTGCTTACCCGTTTAATGGCTCACCCGAATGTGATTGTTACCCCGCACCAGGCATTTTTAACCAACGAGGCTTTGCAGCAGATCTGTGATCAAACTATCAAAAACCTCGATCTGTGGCAGCAAAACAAATGTACCGGCAATGCGTGTGCCTGCGCCAACAGTTGCCGCACCGAAGTTGTGCCTGTTAAAATCATCGCCTAA
- a CDS encoding response regulator, with protein sequence MTTILIIEDNNDIRESTAEILELSGYKVLQANNGKAGVDLAFQHKPDLILCDIMMPELDGYGVLYMLGKNAETAGTPFIFLTAKAERIDFRKGMEMGADDYLTKPFDDIELLNAIESRLKKKQRQEEYYNQSIDKLEKLASGNGQGLAELREMIAGRKVRQIKKKQILYYDGDTPQGLYLVLEGSVKTIKMAEDGRELLTGMYRAEDYLGIHALLLDESYTDTAEAVEDSAVCLLPKDMTINLLNKYPDVGQQFIRILANNVREKEEQLIELAYNSVRKRLAQVLIRLSKQSADPSQFKVSRDELAAMAGMATETVSRTLTDFKEEGSIEKKGSQINILDMNRLIKMKN encoded by the coding sequence ATGACAACCATATTGATCATAGAAGATAATAACGACATCAGGGAAAGCACCGCCGAGATTTTAGAGCTTAGCGGCTACAAGGTTTTACAGGCTAACAACGGCAAAGCGGGTGTCGACCTGGCTTTTCAGCATAAGCCTGACTTAATATTATGCGATATTATGATGCCCGAGTTGGATGGCTACGGCGTACTGTACATGCTGGGCAAAAACGCAGAAACCGCAGGCACGCCCTTTATTTTCCTGACCGCAAAGGCCGAGCGGATAGACTTTAGAAAGGGCATGGAGATGGGTGCTGATGATTACTTGACCAAGCCCTTTGACGATATCGAGTTACTGAACGCCATTGAATCGCGACTGAAGAAGAAACAGCGGCAGGAGGAGTACTACAATCAATCAATAGATAAACTGGAGAAACTGGCCAGCGGAAACGGCCAGGGACTGGCTGAATTAAGGGAGATGATAGCCGGGCGTAAAGTACGGCAGATCAAGAAAAAGCAGATCCTTTATTACGATGGCGATACCCCGCAAGGCCTGTACCTGGTGCTGGAGGGCAGCGTAAAAACCATAAAAATGGCCGAGGACGGTCGTGAACTGCTGACCGGAATGTACCGGGCTGAAGATTACCTGGGTATACATGCCCTGCTGTTGGACGAAAGCTACACCGATACCGCCGAGGCAGTAGAAGATTCAGCCGTGTGTTTGTTACCAAAGGACATGACCATCAACCTGTTGAACAAATACCCGGATGTGGGGCAGCAATTCATCCGTATACTGGCCAACAACGTGCGCGAAAAGGAAGAACAGTTAATTGAACTTGCTTACAATTCGGTACGTAAGCGTTTGGCGCAGGTACTTATCCGCCTGAGCAAGCAATCGGCTGATCCGTCGCAGTTTAAAGTATCACGCGATGAGCTGGCCGCCATGGCAGGCATGGCTACAGAAACCGTTAGCCGTACCTTAACCGATTTTAAGGAAGAGGGATCAATAGAAAAAAAAGGCAGCCAGATAAACATACTGGATATGAACCGACTGATAAAAATGAAAAACTGA
- the hemN gene encoding oxygen-independent coproporphyrinogen III oxidase: MPILEALTEKYNVAAPRYTSYPTVPYWDNTPFDTADWERAVKASFTQTNNTDGISLYIHLPYCESLCTYCGCNTRITKNHSVEQPYIEAVLKEWGMYKAIFNEQRVIREIHLGGGTPTFFSAQNLQVLIEGLLDDTAIHLNAEFGFEAHPGNTTTEHLQTLYDLGFRRLSLGIQDFDPKVQFIINRIQSFEQVKKVTDEARAIGYTSINYDLIYGLPLQTVESMADTLQQVALLMPDRIAFYSYAHVPWIKPGQRRYTEKDLPNAFLKRKLYDLGCELFQNIGYHDIGMDHFSLSTDSLYQAEQGGRLHRNFMGYTHQYTQLLIGLGVSSISDSWYAYAQNAKKIDEYLNLINAGRLSLIKLHQSTNEDMLLRRHILNIMCKGQTCWDHDAQTSAGLLKSIERLEPLMDDGLIELNSRCLKVTPLGKRFLRNICMAFDEKLWQNKPATQLFSMNG; the protein is encoded by the coding sequence ATGCCCATACTAGAAGCACTTACAGAAAAATATAATGTTGCCGCGCCGCGCTATACCAGCTACCCTACTGTACCTTATTGGGATAATACCCCTTTTGATACCGCAGACTGGGAACGCGCCGTAAAGGCATCATTTACGCAAACCAACAATACCGATGGCATCAGCCTGTATATTCACCTGCCCTACTGCGAAAGCCTGTGCACCTATTGCGGCTGCAACACCCGCATTACCAAAAACCACAGCGTAGAGCAACCCTATATTGAGGCTGTACTGAAGGAATGGGGCATGTATAAAGCCATCTTTAATGAGCAGCGCGTGATACGGGAGATACATTTGGGCGGCGGCACACCAACCTTTTTTAGCGCGCAAAATTTACAGGTACTGATTGAAGGATTACTCGATGATACCGCCATTCACCTAAATGCTGAATTTGGTTTCGAGGCGCATCCGGGTAATACAACTACGGAGCATTTGCAAACCCTGTACGATCTGGGTTTTCGCCGGTTAAGCCTCGGCATTCAGGATTTTGACCCGAAGGTGCAATTCATCATTAACCGGATTCAGAGTTTTGAACAGGTTAAAAAAGTAACCGACGAGGCGCGTGCCATTGGCTACACCTCTATAAATTACGACCTGATCTATGGCCTGCCACTGCAAACCGTAGAGAGCATGGCGGATACCCTGCAACAGGTTGCCTTGCTGATGCCTGACCGTATCGCCTTTTACAGCTACGCCCATGTACCCTGGATAAAACCCGGCCAGCGCCGCTATACCGAAAAGGATCTGCCCAACGCGTTTCTGAAACGTAAGCTGTATGACCTGGGCTGCGAGCTGTTTCAAAATATCGGTTACCATGATATTGGTATGGACCATTTTTCATTAAGTACCGACTCTCTTTACCAGGCGGAACAGGGTGGCCGTTTACACCGCAACTTTATGGGTTATACCCATCAGTATACCCAGTTGCTTATTGGCCTTGGCGTATCGTCCATCAGCGATTCATGGTACGCTTACGCGCAGAATGCTAAAAAGATAGATGAGTACCTGAATCTGATCAACGCTGGCCGGTTGTCACTTATCAAGCTTCATCAATCTACCAACGAGGATATGCTGCTGCGCCGACATATACTGAATATTATGTGCAAGGGCCAAACCTGCTGGGATCATGATGCCCAAACATCTGCCGGGCTGTTAAAAAGCATTGAACGGCTTGAGCCATTAATGGATGACGGCCTGATAGAACTAAATTCCCGGTGCCTGAAAGTTACACCGCTTGGCAAACGCTTTTTACGTAATATATGTATGGCGTTTGATGAAAAGCTATGGCAAAACAAGCCTGCAACGCAATTATTCAGCATGAACGGATAA
- a CDS encoding FixH family protein, whose product MEAIKNWNWGKWLVTGMVTFMLFIICMAVYMLMQPADDYDNSYYEKGLAYNSEYSQQKNVQQDNAQPVIKVAGNTLNIQFTGEANGKLTFLRPSGQRFDKAMDLATGTGGLFSVPLTDFKQGRWQLVINWQQGSSQYLYKQEITLP is encoded by the coding sequence ATGGAAGCAATTAAAAATTGGAATTGGGGCAAATGGCTGGTTACCGGTATGGTAACCTTTATGCTCTTTATTATCTGCATGGCGGTTTACATGTTAATGCAGCCTGCCGATGATTATGATAACAGCTATTATGAAAAAGGCCTGGCCTACAACAGTGAATACTCGCAGCAAAAAAATGTACAGCAGGATAATGCACAGCCTGTAATTAAGGTAGCAGGCAACACCCTGAACATTCAGTTTACCGGCGAGGCAAACGGCAAACTCACCTTCCTCCGCCCGTCAGGGCAACGGTTTGATAAAGCTATGGATCTGGCTACCGGCACGGGTGGTTTGTTCAGCGTACCGTTAACTGATTTTAAGCAAGGACGGTGGCAACTGGTTATCAACTGGCAGCAGGGCAGCAGTCAATACTTATATAAACAAGAGATCACCTTACCATGA